atattcttcttcacattcttcttcatattcttcttcatattcttcttcacattcttcttcacattcttcttcatattcttcttcacattcttcttcacatatttcttcacattcttcttcacactCTTATTCACACTTTTCTTCACAGTTTTCTGTTGAAGATTGAAGAAGTTTCTTGACAACATGTCATAGTGTGTGTTTGGTGTACAAAATAGCTTTGAAGGtttataatattgtaattaGGGGTCATTGTAGGTTAGAAGTTGTTTAACGTATATTTTTGCATTGTGATCTACTTCATATTCCTAACCTAGGTAGTGAACTTAAGAACAAGAAGTTCTTTAAAAGGTTTCTCAAAATCTACCTTAAGTTATCTCAAAATCAGTTTTCTGCATTGGTGCTCTTTTATTAAAGctttttcaaaattcatttttGGCACCGAAAAATTTGTTTCAACCCTCTTTATTACCGTTAAGCAGAGCTGGAAGTGGTTTGGAAATCATCTTTTGcttattaaaagaaaacaatccatttatttttaacttcaacctgttctttttataacagtttttaactatttttttgaaaggtgttttcttttcttattatttCTTGTGTAAAGGTGATTGTATAGGtacttcttgatagggtttcttgaagtgtATATGctgctgaaatagtgtttttcagcattgtttgcctggttcttgaagggttcaagaaccaCAAGGTTTTGTAAGAGTTTTGGTTTGATTTAATGGAATCCACCTTGGTGTGAggtgggactggatgtagctcttgatgagtgaaccagtataaactatgTGTGTCTTTTTCTTCTCAATCCATGCACTCATTTATGCATAATTGATAATCTGCGATAAAATAAATCTATTGAGCTGAAATTGAatatgttctttctgggctGTCACATATTGTTCCTCAAGATTTTGGAAAAGTTCTTGGTTACTTGTGGATATTTGAATCTATGTGTTGGCTAATTAAAGAAAGtaataaaatctttaaaataaatttgttcaagattcactttcttttcaagtttGTTCTTAAAGATTTAAAGTTGGATTTCTTGGTGTAAAATCTTTGCTGTTGTCAAGGTGCTTAGATTGTTCTGGAAAATCACTCATTTAATCTCAAACTAATCTAGTCAAGGTTCTGGATTTAATAAAGTAATCAGAATAATAAATCtattctttttaaaatcaatctattctttttttttttttcaggattACTGGAAAACAGTTATGTTTGCGGAAatttttataagctcaattcagtccccctcttgaacttagacactaatagacccaacaattggatcaagagctaggacttttTTATTACTCAAGTTTTGTgcataatgtctgagtttaaaatgtcTTTTGCTGAGGATGCGTATAtcaatagacctcctatgtttgatGGATTGAATTATGCATTCTGGAAAATTAGGATGgaaattttcatggaatcaaTTGACataggaatttgggatgcagtgGTGAATGGACCTTTTGTGCTTATGCAGGTTATCAAAGAAGAAACAGTGAAAAAGTGTTGGTCCAAAtggagtgaaagtgaaaggaagaaggctcaatatgactCTCTAGCCAGGAATATCATAACCTCTGGTCTAAACATGGATGAATTCTTTAGAGTATCTCATTGTAATCCAGCTAAAGAAATGTGGAAAATACTAGAAGTGACACAAGAGGGCACGAATGATGTGAAAAGAGAAAGGAAGCACTCACTTATTCAAGAATATGAATTTTTCAGAATGCAACCAGAAGAAAGCATTGCAGATGTGCGAAAACGGTTTACGTAAATCATCTCACTGAACTTGGTAAAGtttttgacaaggaagagctcaacataaaggtgctTAAATGTCTTGACAGAAGCTGCcaacctaaggtaacaacaatctctGAAACCAAATATTTGTCCAAGTTGTCCACTGCTGCATTGTTCGGGAAattgatggagcatgagctagaactcaaaagattaaaagaacaagaaacGGTGGAGAGAAGAACCAAGGGAATTGCTTTAAAGACTAGTATACAACATAATACTAGTGAGGAAAAAGAGaatcctgaacatgatgagaccttGAGTCTGCTCAACAGGAAATTCAGCAGATTCCTAAAAAGGAAAAGCCGAGACAGAAGTCAACAAAGGAAGAGGTACTCTAAACCCAATGAATCAAATTCTTCTAATTACACTTGCTTTGATTGTGGTAAACTAGGTCACATAAAAtttgattgtccaaacaatcaaagtaaagaaaaactAGCCAGCAAGAAGGGTGAAAGAAGTAAAGGAAAAAGAGCATACATCTCCTGGGAGGATAATGAAGTATCCTCATCACGTGATTACTCAACTGAAAGTGAGGCAAaaaatttgtgcttcatggtgaataaTGAAAGATAAAGCTCTAATTTAGTTAGTGATTACTCCACTGATTCTGGAAGTtatgataaattattaattgcttttaaagaaacacatgatgaagcaaacagattGGATGTTATTTGCAATAAGTTGAGAAGTGCAAATAATATACTTAAACCTAAGGTTAAGGCTCTTGAGAAAGAACTGCATCAAGCAAAAACAGAATCGGTAAGTCTTGAATTGACTTGTTTGCATGAATCTATaaaaacttgtgataattgtaaaaaattGCAAAAGAAGGTTGAATATTTGTTGAAAACCTTGTCTATTTTGCCTAAGGGAAGAGAGAATCTTGAGACTCTCTTAGGATCACAAAATGGtgcttttaataaaaatgggtTAGGATATAATCCAGGAAGAAAGAATAATGTTAAAAAGCTGTCCAATTTTTTTGTTCcttcaaaaacaagtttttcctcttttaacaactttaaaacaatgcattctttttttcttgcttTTACTTTATGAAATCTGGTCACTCTACTAGAACATGTAAAGTTAGAAAGTAACTTGTTTCTAAAGGATTGACCAAATGGCTTCCTCAGAAAAGGTATTAATTATgatggaccctagactaaaaggggtaccatatgtgttAACCTTTGTTTTTGCAGAAAAAACAACAGGAAAAaccaatggtacttggacagtgggtGTTCAAAGCATATGACTGGTTATTTGACTCAATTCAGAAGTCTAAAACTTAAAGCAGaggggcatgtcacatatggagacaaTAACCATGGAAGGATTCTTGGAAGGGGAAATGTTGGAACTGAAAATTCAACCACAATTGAGAATGTCTTATATGTGGAAGGACTGaagcatagtcttctaagtattagccaactatgtgacaatgTCTACAAGGTTAATTTCGAAGCCAACAcatgtacaatttcaaatgaaacctctggtaaggtgttgtttaCAAGTAAAAGGGTAAataacatctatctcttagatatcaTGAACAATTACTCTGAAAATGAATGTCTCTTATCAAagagtgatgagtcttggttgtggcacaagAAGTTAGCTCATATCCATACAAATCATTTGAACAAATTGAAATATAAGgatcttgtttctggtttaccaaatataaaatttcaagaTAATAGATTGTGTGATGCATGTGTAAAGGGTAAACAAACAAGAAcatcttttaaaacaaaagacATGATTTCTTCAAATAAggctttggatgttttgcatatggatttTTTTGGACCTTCTAGGACTGCTAGTTTAGCTGGAAATTTCTATGCCTTGgtaattgttgatgatttctcaagATATACCTGGACTCTCTTTC
The sequence above is a segment of the Phaseolus vulgaris cultivar G19833 chromosome 2, P. vulgaris v2.0, whole genome shotgun sequence genome. Coding sequences within it:
- the LOC137809032 gene encoding uncharacterized protein; its protein translation is MSEFKMSFAEDAYINRPPMFDGLNYAFWKIRMEIFMESIDIGIWDAVVNGPFVLMQVIKEETVKKCWSKWSESERKKAQYDSLARNIITSGLNMDEFFRNATRRKHCRCAKTVYVNHLTELGKVFDKEELNIKVLKCLDRSCQPKVTTISETKYLSKLSTAALFGKLMEHELELKRLKEQETVERRTKGIALKTSIQHNTSEEKENPEHDETLSLLNRKFSRFLKRKSRDRSQQRKRYSKPNESNSSNYTCFDCGKLGHIKFDCPNNQSKEKLASKKGERSKGKRAYISWEDNEVSSSRDYSTESEAKNLCFMVNNER